A DNA window from Acidobacteriota bacterium contains the following coding sequences:
- a CDS encoding VOC family protein, which translates to MKRVTGIGGIFFSAKDPTALCAWYKTHLGIDVQDWGGAAFDWTDSEGNPTKGTTAWLIGPADGKHFAPSKSTFMVNYRVEDLAALLQALRDEGCEVLEKTDDSEYGKFGWVMDPEGNKVELWQPPAGK; encoded by the coding sequence ATGAAGAGAGTAACTGGAATTGGTGGCATATTCTTCAGCGCGAAGGATCCGACGGCACTCTGTGCCTGGTACAAGACTCACCTAGGCATTGACGTACAAGACTGGGGTGGAGCAGCCTTTGACTGGACTGACTCCGAAGGCAACCCGACCAAGGGGACTACGGCCTGGTTGATCGGTCCAGCGGACGGCAAGCACTTCGCTCCAAGCAAGTCGACCTTCATGGTCAACTATCGCGTGGAAGACTTGGCAGCGCTTCTTCAAGCGCTCCGCGATGAAGGCTGCGAAGTGCTTGAGAAGACCGATGACTCAGAGTACGGGAAGTTCGGGTGGGTCATGGATCCGGAAGGCAACAAGGTTGAACTTTGGCAACCACCGGCCGGGAAATAA
- a CDS encoding DUF488 family protein, which produces MSKKSVSPVCVYTIVHTDRLKNLFLKGGKGEIAENRNWATANRLLQEAQRNNMRMLVIFAAAEHTSDLIYYANLEAIKIDKKDSSSAVTTFRVSDLTPFKDPKPKKTSLIVKSTDRAIPDGHIKPYVICKTPILLTMLKLKLCTYQYGSPRERGEGLRIGTTRYLPRGVFKRDYALLDYFDVWLPLLAPSRELLQWAKNKERTHEAWAKRYENEMKNTDARQVIKLLAELARTTPIAIGCFCADESRCHRSVLYPLILQAAEEGA; this is translated from the coding sequence ATGAGTAAGAAGTCTGTATCACCAGTTTGTGTTTACACCATAGTTCATACAGATAGGCTCAAAAACCTGTTCCTGAAAGGAGGCAAAGGAGAAATTGCAGAGAATAGGAACTGGGCAACGGCTAATAGACTTTTGCAAGAAGCACAGCGCAATAACATGAGAATGTTGGTCATTTTTGCTGCGGCTGAACATACAAGCGACCTTATCTATTACGCCAACCTTGAGGCCATCAAGATTGACAAAAAGGACTCAAGCAGTGCCGTAACCACTTTCCGAGTTTCAGACCTAACGCCCTTTAAAGACCCAAAGCCGAAGAAGACATCGTTAATCGTGAAGAGTACAGATAGAGCTATTCCAGATGGTCATATCAAACCTTATGTTATCTGCAAAACACCAATACTGTTGACTATGCTAAAGCTAAAACTCTGCACTTACCAATACGGCAGCCCACGCGAAAGAGGGGAAGGATTACGCATCGGCACGACACGCTACTTGCCTCGCGGCGTGTTCAAGAGAGATTACGCTCTGCTCGACTACTTCGACGTGTGGCTTCCTTTGCTTGCACCCAGCAGAGAACTTCTTCAGTGGGCAAAAAATAAGGAGCGAACACACGAAGCCTGGGCAAAGCGGTACGAGAACGAAATGAAGAACACGGACGCCCGGCAAGTTATCAAGCTGTTGGCTGAACTTGCCAGGACGACACCTATTGCCATCGGGTGCTTCTGTGCCGATGAGAGCCGTTGCCATCGTTCGGTGCTCTACCCACTTATTCTACAAGCGGCAGAAGAGGGGGCGTAA
- a CDS encoding DUF1566 domain-containing protein, giving the protein MTILHNNISVKSLMDRWSKRQVLGWLAVLLSTSIASFWAFWGIIENFHEGWFHESLLLNVGLMFVQYLGPVIIFVSLTLLAIAFPRLGSSAHALGGLLLFLLLFDLNDTVAMLFIIAPMLLLGALYWYGRPQPRRAAYFFAMGLPALILVVCGLEPAVRIAGRVDDGNLQSRLVEGNGVRLVWAAEGVGWPREGVTWHEAVSRCQHLSADGKTLAEAPQNVWRLPTVEEAVRSMSRHGVNSGGIWDGKTRAATYQVRPDKETPLWNVHSQVIYWWTATEVDGEKAYIIVYDGKVWPRRKRFAPAYLGYRCVKPVEAPR; this is encoded by the coding sequence ATGACTATTCTCCATAACAACATTAGTGTTAAGTCTCTTATGGATCGTTGGTCGAAGAGGCAAGTTCTTGGATGGTTGGCAGTCCTGTTATCTACCTCAATTGCCAGCTTCTGGGCATTTTGGGGAATCATCGAGAACTTTCATGAGGGTTGGTTTCATGAGTCGCTGCTCTTAAACGTCGGACTGATGTTCGTGCAATACCTCGGCCCGGTGATAATCTTCGTGTCGCTGACCCTGCTCGCCATCGCTTTCCCGCGCCTGGGAAGCAGCGCCCACGCGCTCGGTGGGCTTCTTTTATTCCTGCTGCTCTTTGATTTAAATGACACAGTAGCGATGCTATTCATCATCGCGCCAATGCTCTTACTGGGAGCGCTCTACTGGTATGGTCGCCCGCAGCCACGCCGTGCGGCGTACTTCTTCGCAATGGGACTGCCTGCCCTCATCCTCGTCGTCTGCGGCCTAGAGCCTGCCGTGCGCATCGCCGGGCGCGTTGACGATGGCAACTTACAATCTCGTCTGGTGGAGGGCAACGGAGTCCGGCTGGTTTGGGCGGCAGAAGGCGTCGGCTGGCCTCGTGAAGGCGTTACTTGGCACGAAGCTGTTAGCCGCTGCCAGCATTTATCGGCCGATGGCAAAACGTTAGCTGAAGCTCCGCAGAATGTATGGCGGTTGCCGACGGTGGAAGAAGCGGTGCGCTCAATGTCGCGTCATGGCGTTAACAGTGGCGGAATCTGGGACGGGAAGACCAGAGCGGCGACTTACCAAGTTCGCCCCGACAAAGAAACGCCGCTCTGGAACGTCCACTCGCAGGTAATCTACTGGTGGACGGCAACTGAAGTTGATGGCGAGAAGGCATACATCATTGTTTACGATGGAAAGGTATGGCCGAGGCGCAAGCGATTCGCTCCGGCGTATTTAGGATATAGATGTGTAAAACCCGTGGAAGCGCCGAGGTGA